The sequence TGAAGACAGCTATGGCCTTGGAAAAATAGTTGGAGAAACAATTGCTGACGCGATTAACCGCCGCTGCGGAATGCAGATTATCTCGTTTCGAATCGGCAATATTATAAGCAAAGAGAAATATTTGAACTTCTCCGGTTTTATACATAATTCTGAGAAACGCAAACAACTTATGTGGAATTATATTGACGCTCGTGACATCGCTGTGGCATGCCGCCTTGCTATCGAAAAAGATGGACTCGGTTCTATCGTAATGAATCTTGCCGCTGATGATAACTGTATGGACATCAAAAGCTGTGATCTGATGAAAGCTGAATATCCAAACGTGACTGACATTCGTACTCCAATTGATGAATATCAGACCTTATATTCCAATGAAAAAGCAAAAAAGATCCTGGGTTGGAAGCCTGTTCATTTCTGGAGAGAAAATATACCTCAAGAATAATACGTAAGCAATGGCAAAAAAAAATTTTATGGTACTATATTTATAATAAGTAAAGCTTACAAATGCTAATCTTTTTAGTATTTGCAAGCTTTCAGACTTATAACCCGTCATTCCAGACTGTTATGAAATTAGGAATTTAACCGCTTGTATTATGCTTTATTCAGAATCTCATTTTAATTACAAATAAAAAAAATAATATAACAGGTAATCCTATAATCGTAGATAGTATTGTGATTGTAGTACGTACTTTTTTCTCATCTCGTACTAGGAGTATTGAAAACTTATAGCCTAAAATACCTATCCAGCCACCCAGACAGTTTAGAATTACATCGTCAATGTCTGATGCTCCGATGCCAAAAAGCCCCTGAATGATCTCAACCAATAAACTCACTAAAAATATAAACAGCAAATTGTTCATTACTCTTTTATCATTTTTAAATAATGGTAAATATATACCAAAGGGAACAAAAATAGCTACATTGCCAACCACATTACCAAAAGCAAATCTTTTTAGATTCTCAGAACCACCAGATATATATTCCATTATACTATGAAAAGGAATGAGGTTAATTGACCTGCCTATAGTCCTTTGACTATGAAATAACTCCAAAAGCGAAACTCTTGATAGGAACAGTATTTTAATTAACAAAAGTATATAACAAATGAAAACACCATATAAAAAGACTGTTTCAATTCGCTCTCGCTTATTCATAAGACCTCCATTTTCATTTTATCCAACTCTGCTTACTCTCTGACATTCCGTTTATTAATAATCCGCAGTTTAAGTTCCCACCTTGCTCATTATCTATGCCATTGCTTCCTCAATATATTT is a genomic window of Lacrimispora sphenoides containing:
- a CDS encoding VanZ family protein produces the protein MNKRERIETVFLYGVFICYILLLIKILFLSRVSLLELFHSQRTIGRSINLIPFHSIMEYISGGSENLKRFAFGNVVGNVAIFVPFGIYLPLFKNDKRVMNNLLFIFLVSLLVEIIQGLFGIGASDIDDVILNCLGGWIGILGYKFSILLVRDEKKVRTTITILSTIIGLPVILFFLFVIKMRF
- a CDS encoding NAD-dependent epimerase/dehydratase family protein, giving the protein MKKIVITGTAGLLGPYVVKHFLEQGYEVLSVDKVKPAETLTRHMTADLTNLGECYGILDGAYAVIHLAAIPTAYIFPNEVTFQNNVMATYNILEAAAGLGITKAVIASSECTYGICNSRQGLTPVYVPVDEEHPALPEDSYGLGKIVGETIADAINRRCGMQIISFRIGNIISKEKYLNFSGFIHNSEKRKQLMWNYIDARDIAVACRLAIEKDGLGSIVMNLAADDNCMDIKSCDLMKAEYPNVTDIRTPIDEYQTLYSNEKAKKILGWKPVHFWRENIPQE